The Trueperaceae bacterium genomic interval GTGCGGATGGCCGAAGGCCCATCCGCGGCCCTCATCTACATGCGCTTCCGCTTGCGGGGACGGCAGCCGTTGTGCGGCGTAGGGGTGTCGTCGACGATCGAGCGGACATTGACGCCGGTAGCCTGGATCGACCGGATCGCCTGCTCGCGGCCCGAACCGGTGCCGCGGATGACGATGTCGAGCTGGCTGAGGCCCATGTTCTGGGCCTTGCGGGTCGCGTCGGCGGCGGCCAGCTGGGCGGCGTAGGGCGTGCCCTTCTTGGAGCCCTTGTAGCCGATGGAACCGGAGCTCGACCAGGCCACCGTATTCCCGTCCGGATCGGTGATAGTGACGATGGTGTTGTTGTACGAAGCGTGGATGAACGCCTTGCCTTCGGCGAGGCTGCGCTTCGTGCGTTTCTTGGTCTTGGGACTCGGTTTGGCCACGTTCTTACCTCAGTTCCTACTTCTTCGGCGCCTTCTTCTTGCCGGCTACGGTACGACGCGGCCCCTTGCGGGTCCGGGCGTTGGTCTTGGTCGACTGACCGCGAACGGGCAGACCGCGGCGGTGGCGGAGTCCCCGGTAGCAGCCGATGTCCATCAGCCGCTTGATGTTGAGCTGGATCTCGCGCCGGAGGTCGCCCTCGACTTTGAACTCGCTCTCGACGATTCCGCGCAGCCGCGCGATCTCATTCTCGGCCAGGTCCTTCACGCGGGTATCGGGATCGACTTCGGCCTTCTCGAGGATCACTCGTGAGCGCGACAGCCCGATGCCGTAGATGTACGGCAGCGCATGCTCTACCCGTTTCTCCCTGGGAAGGTCTACCCCTGCGATTCGCGCCATATCAGCCCTGCCTTTGCTTGTGCTTCGGGTTCACCGAGCAGATCACGAACACCTTGCCGTGCCGCCGAACGATCTTGCACTTGTCACACATCGGTTTCACTGATGCCCGAACTTTCATCTCACATTCCTACTTTCGGTACACGATCCGACCCTTTTCCGGGTCGTAGGTGCTGATTTCGACGACGACGCGGTCACCCGGGAGGATCCGGATGTAGTGCCGCCTCATCTTGCCGCCCACATGGGCGAGGATCTCCGGACCCGCGTCGAGCTGGACCAGGAACGTGGTATTCGGCCGAGCCTCGAGAACCACACCCTCTGTGCGGATGGTGTCCTGCGTGGTTTCCTCGGCGCGATTTGTCCGTGGCCTCGGCGGACCAGATCTCCTACGCGCCATGCTTGCCTCCTCCTGCCGCGCCCGCCGGAGCTGCTGATTCTCCCTTGAGCGCGAACGTATCGCTTGCAGTCAACACCCGCGGTCCCTCATCGGTGACCGCAACGGTGTGCTCGAAGTGCGCGGCAAGACTCCCGTCAGCGGTGGGTGCTGTCCAGCCATCTTCCAGGATCCGAACCCGGGTGCGCCTCTCGGTCACCATCGGTTCCATCGCCAGGACGAGGCCGGGCCGTAGCACGGGACCGGTACCTGCGCGTCCGTAGTTGGGCAGCTCCGGCGCCTCGTGGAACTCACGACCGATGCCGTGCCCCACGAACTCCCTCACCACCCAGAAACCTTCGGCTTCGACGACGCTCTGTATAGCCGCGGAGATGTCGCCGAGCCTGTTGCCTGCCACCGCAGCCGCGATGCCCGCATGGAGCGAGCGTTCGGTGGCATCGAGCAACTTCTGCGCTTCTGCCGAGATCTCGCCGACCGCGTAGGTCTTCGCCATGTCGGCAGCGAAGCCTCCGTAGAAGGTGCCGATATCGACGGAAACGATGTCGCCTTCGGCAAGCGGACGCCGGTCCGGAAAACCGTGGACCACGACGTCGTTCACCGATGTGCAGAGCGTAGCCGGAAAGCCACGATAGCCCTTGAAGGCGGGCTTTCCGCCACGCGAGAGGATAGCATCTTCGGCAACCTGGTTCAACTCGGCGGTTGACACTCCCGGGGCGATCAGCTTCTCGACCGCTTCGAGGGCCTCACGGTTGATAACCGCGGCCTCTGCCATCTGGTCGATCTCGGCTGGACGCTTG includes:
- the rpsK gene encoding 30S ribosomal protein S11, whose protein sequence is MAKPSPKTKKRTKRSLAEGKAFIHASYNNTIVTITDPDGNTVAWSSSGSIGYKGSKKGTPYAAQLAAADATRKAQNMGLSQLDIVIRGTGSGREQAIRSIQATGVNVRSIVDDTPTPHNGCRPRKRKRM
- the rpsM gene encoding 30S ribosomal protein S13; translation: MARIAGVDLPREKRVEHALPYIYGIGLSRSRVILEKAEVDPDTRVKDLAENEIARLRGIVESEFKVEGDLRREIQLNIKRLMDIGCYRGLRHRRGLPVRGQSTKTNARTRKGPRRTVAGKKKAPKK
- the rpmJ gene encoding 50S ribosomal protein L36: MKVRASVKPMCDKCKIVRRHGKVFVICSVNPKHKQRQG
- the infA gene encoding translation initiation factor IF-1 encodes the protein MARRRSGPPRPRTNRAEETTQDTIRTEGVVLEARPNTTFLVQLDAGPEILAHVGGKMRRHYIRILPGDRVVVEISTYDPEKGRIVYRK
- the map gene encoding type I methionyl aminopeptidase codes for the protein MILKRPAEIDQMAEAAVINREALEAVEKLIAPGVSTAELNQVAEDAILSRGGKPAFKGYRGFPATLCTSVNDVVVHGFPDRRPLAEGDIVSVDIGTFYGGFAADMAKTYAVGEISAEAQKLLDATERSLHAGIAAAVAGNRLGDISAAIQSVVEAEGFWVVREFVGHGIGREFHEAPELPNYGRAGTGPVLRPGLVLAMEPMVTERRTRVRILEDGWTAPTADGSLAAHFEHTVAVTDEGPRVLTASDTFALKGESAAPAGAAGGGKHGA